One stretch of Saccharomonospora xinjiangensis XJ-54 DNA includes these proteins:
- a CDS encoding ESX secretion-associated protein EspG codes for MSTVAGGAVVLSTLEFDVLWEHLDLPRRHVALTVPSPGTTYSERARLVDEAWDSLAARGLARGRDVAIDVGDLLHLLARPRTSVDVWIWTERRITGLAASSGGPAALGVVDGDEVWLIPSRDSALASVAVSVAGELCPGVGCSVSVPHEVLVEADAAAQGDAKALVPALEDRGVELWQAQELAGMLLGMVARGQFGAQRLERDGRMRRAGRVVAFHDTDAGRYLFQVAPGGDRRDWATVTPADNALLAQRVWELLDEL; via the coding sequence GTGAGCACGGTGGCTGGCGGGGCCGTCGTGCTTTCGACACTGGAGTTCGACGTGCTGTGGGAACACCTCGACCTGCCGCGCAGGCATGTCGCTCTCACCGTTCCCAGCCCCGGAACCACCTACAGCGAGCGCGCGCGCCTCGTCGATGAGGCGTGGGACTCACTTGCGGCCAGAGGACTCGCGCGTGGCCGTGACGTGGCGATCGACGTTGGTGATCTGCTGCACCTGCTGGCAAGGCCGAGGACGAGCGTTGACGTCTGGATCTGGACCGAACGCCGGATCACGGGGCTGGCAGCCAGCTCCGGCGGCCCCGCCGCGCTCGGTGTCGTGGACGGCGACGAGGTGTGGCTCATCCCGTCACGCGACTCGGCGCTCGCGTCCGTCGCTGTGTCGGTCGCGGGCGAACTCTGCCCAGGTGTGGGCTGCTCGGTCAGCGTGCCGCACGAGGTGCTCGTGGAGGCCGACGCGGCGGCACAGGGTGATGCGAAGGCGCTCGTCCCGGCTCTTGAGGACCGCGGGGTCGAACTGTGGCAGGCGCAGGAACTAGCAGGCATGTTGCTCGGCATGGTGGCGCGTGGCCAGTTCGGTGCGCAACGGCTGGAGCGGGACGGCCGGATGCGCAGGGCGGGCAGGGTCGTCGCGTTCCACGACACCGACGCGGGCAGGTATCTGTTCCAGGTGGCGCCCGGTGGTGATCGGCGCGACTGGGCGACGGTGACGCCCGCGGACAACGCGTTGCTGGCGCAACGAGTGTGGGAACTGCTCGACGAGCTGTGA